From one Ictalurus punctatus breed USDA103 chromosome 20, Coco_2.0, whole genome shotgun sequence genomic stretch:
- the rnf126 gene encoding E3 ubiquitin-protein ligase RNF126 has translation MAEAPLRTRRYFCHRCSEEISPRLPDYTCPRCESGFIEELPEERSADNGSTSTSSTSDQNRYPFENVDPTLFTFPHPYGQLALGIFGEGFDLRTGMPSEDGRDAENRREREMASRQRYGARQPRGRHIPRRQGTRHEGVPTLEGIIQQLVNGIIAPTAMPNMGMGPWGMLHSNPMDYAWGANGLDAIITQLLNQFENTGPPPADREKIKNLPTVQITEEHVGAGLECPVCKEDYTEGESVRQLPCNHLFHNDCIVPWLEQHDTCPVCRKSLSGQNTATDPPGLSGMNFSPSSSSSSSSSSPSNENAANNS, from the exons ATGGCGGAAGCTCCCTTACGGACTCGCCGGTATTTCTGTCACCGATGTTCTGAAGAGATTAGCCCTCGTCTCCCA GATTACACCTGTCCACGGTGTGAGTCCGGCTTCATTGAAGAGTTACCCGAGGAGAGAAG TGCAGACAATGGGTCCACATCCACGTCGTCTACCAGTGATCAGAACCGTTATCCATTTGAG AATGTGGACCCGACTCTGTTTACCTTTCCACACCCATATGGCCAGCTGGCTCTGGGCATCTTTGGTGAGGGTTTTGATCTCCGGACGGGCATGCCCTCTGAGGACGGGCGCGACGCTGAGAACCGGCGGGAGCGGGAGATGGCGTCACGCCAACGCTATGGGGCCAGACAACCTCGGGGGCGCCACATTCCCCGGAGACAAGGGACACGGCACGAAGGAGTGCCCACTTTAGAGGG AATAATTCAGCAGTTAGTAAATGGAATCATCGCCCCAACAGCTATGCCAAACATGGGAATGGGACCATG gggAATGCTACATTCAAATCCAATGGATTATGCATGGGGTGCCAACGGCTTAGACGCCATTATAACACAG TTATTAAATCAGTTTGAAAATACGGGTCCACCTCCTGCAGACAGAGAAAAGATCAAAAACCTCCCAACAGTTCAGATCACAGAGGAGCATGTGG GAGCTGGTTTAGAATGtcctgtgtgtaaagaagactACACCGAGGGAGAGAGCGTTAGACAACTTCCATGCAATCACCTCTTTCACAATGACTGTATAGTGCCCTGGCTCGAACAG CATGACACATGTCCGGTGTGCAGGAAGAGCTTGAGCGGCCAGAATACAGCCACGGATCCTCCTGGCTTATCAGGAATGAACTTCTCaccttcctcatcctcctcctcctcttccagtTCCCCCAGTAACGAGAACGCTGCCAACAACTCCTAA